The Kordia sp. SMS9 genome window below encodes:
- the bshB1 gene encoding bacillithiol biosynthesis deacetylase BshB1, with protein MKLDILAIGAHPDDVELGCGATIAKEISKGKTVGILDLTRGELGTRGSADLRDIEAANAAKILGVSVRENLAFADGFFRNDKAHQLEIIKIIRKYQPEIVLCNAVDDRHIDHGKGSQLVSDACFLSGLLKIETELDGKLQEKWRPAHVYHYIQWKNLEPDFVVDVSGFIDKKHDAVMAYSSQFYDPKSHEAETPITSKNFIDSITYRARDLGRLIGTEFAEGYTVERYVAVDSLDDLI; from the coding sequence ATGAAGTTAGATATATTAGCCATTGGCGCGCATCCTGACGATGTAGAATTGGGTTGTGGCGCTACGATTGCTAAAGAAATTTCCAAAGGAAAAACCGTTGGTATCCTCGATTTGACACGCGGTGAATTAGGCACACGTGGTTCAGCTGATTTACGTGATATAGAAGCTGCTAATGCTGCGAAAATATTAGGTGTTTCCGTTCGTGAAAATTTGGCTTTTGCCGATGGTTTTTTTCGAAATGATAAAGCACATCAGTTGGAAATTATTAAAATCATCCGAAAATACCAACCAGAAATTGTGTTGTGCAATGCAGTTGACGATCGCCATATTGATCACGGAAAGGGAAGTCAGCTTGTAAGTGATGCGTGTTTTTTGAGTGGTTTGCTAAAGATTGAAACTGAATTGGACGGCAAATTGCAAGAAAAATGGCGACCAGCGCATGTATATCATTACATTCAATGGAAAAACTTGGAACCAGATTTCGTAGTAGACGTATCAGGGTTTATAGACAAAAAGCACGATGCGGTGATGGCGTATAGTTCGCAATTTTACGATCCTAAGAGTCACGAAGCTGAAACGCCCATTACGAGTAAAAATTTTATAGATAGCATTACCTACAGAGCGCGTGATTTGGGAAGATTGATTGGCACTGAATTTGCAGAAGGTTATACTGTGGAGCGTTATGTGGCAGTAGACTCGTTGGATGATTTAATTTAA
- a CDS encoding T9SS type A sorting domain-containing protein, with protein sequence MKTLKFIFLQLVFGCMLSGQLYSQEKTIKLSIMYTADVASSVNNIKQQIENQTNIINTILQNSGIIDITLEVSYNKITKYKEPKHRTNGYIRFSHDGTYQILDEVSNHAKLMDYFIDNNVSTFDENVIDYIDKSELSQSLISINGSTKNNVVLFIVDEDGPPIISEYFPEDITNRSSRTFFSIINYETFSNLDISLALGFFGIFTNETNAELDEDNVPVNSSLMSFWKFDDANVKKELSTDNKVLFLCNLSKLELKAPIKLELGGVLVENETKNSVIEGDNSIVIMPSSNANKRPFSVIAPAGDDYSMSMVTKRTRFNYPICNVITERSANTDASEFITEATERKAPVTNNEEELITNISIPYPNPTNGDVTFNVTLAESGFYKLALYDIITGQQVRVLFDKKMPKGVHEIRGNVSGLKSTIYIYRLESELNLPISGRLIVK encoded by the coding sequence ATGAAAACATTAAAATTTATTTTTTTACAGTTGGTTTTTGGATGTATGCTATCTGGACAATTATACAGTCAGGAGAAAACAATTAAGCTCTCTATTATGTATACAGCCGATGTGGCATCAAGTGTAAATAATATCAAACAACAAATAGAAAATCAAACAAATATTATCAATACTATTTTGCAAAATTCGGGAATTATAGACATTACGCTAGAAGTGTCTTACAACAAAATTACAAAGTATAAGGAGCCAAAACATAGAACTAATGGATACATTAGATTTTCGCATGATGGTACCTATCAAATTTTGGATGAAGTCTCAAATCATGCAAAACTCATGGACTATTTCATAGATAATAATGTAAGTACTTTTGACGAAAATGTCATAGATTATATTGACAAAAGCGAATTATCACAGTCATTAATTAGCATAAATGGAAGCACAAAAAACAATGTAGTCCTTTTTATTGTTGATGAAGATGGCCCACCAATTATTTCCGAATATTTCCCTGAAGATATTACAAATCGCTCTTCCAGAACTTTTTTCTCTATTATCAATTATGAAACATTTTCAAATTTAGATATTTCGTTAGCATTAGGCTTTTTTGGAATTTTTACAAATGAAACCAATGCTGAATTAGATGAAGATAATGTGCCTGTAAATTCTTCTTTAATGAGTTTTTGGAAGTTTGATGATGCTAATGTTAAAAAAGAACTTTCAACAGATAATAAAGTTTTATTTTTATGCAACCTTTCAAAGCTTGAATTAAAAGCACCTATAAAATTAGAACTTGGAGGTGTATTAGTGGAAAATGAAACTAAAAATAGTGTTATTGAAGGAGATAATTCAATAGTAATTATGCCTTCTTCAAATGCAAATAAAAGACCCTTTTCTGTAATTGCTCCAGCTGGAGATGATTATTCAATGTCAATGGTAACTAAAAGAACTAGATTTAATTATCCTATTTGTAATGTTATTACTGAAAGAAGTGCAAATACTGATGCATCAGAATTTATTACTGAGGCTACTGAAAGAAAAGCTCCTGTAACAAATAACGAAGAAGAATTAATCACAAACATTTCAATACCCTATCCAAACCCAACAAATGGGGATGTTACGTTTAACGTTACTTTGGCAGAATCAGGCTTTTACAAACTAGCACTGTATGATATTATTACAGGACAGCAAGTAAGAGTTTTATTTGATAAAAAAATGCCTAAAGGCGTACATGAAATTAGAGGTAATGTCAGCGGATTAAAATCAACAATCTATATTTATCGATTGGAATCTGAACTAAATTTACCAATATCAGGAAGACTTATTGTGAAATAA